In the genome of Gloeotrichia echinulata CP02, one region contains:
- a CDS encoding sugar ABC transporter permease, translating to MVTKSNLQLTISLTEPGLDDEDLQAQVQNLLPQLKEVDGVEDADLVAVENAPQNTKALGGFSLGTFKAIVNPALIKPVFEFLSRFSNKTFEMKIEAYGEKFELKANNKEDFIFITQETEKFLKNAKNRQNSKDGEDSTADRD from the coding sequence ATGGTCACGAAATCTAACCTCCAGCTAACCATTTCCCTGACTGAACCGGGCTTGGATGATGAAGACTTGCAAGCACAAGTGCAAAACTTGCTCCCCCAGCTAAAAGAAGTAGATGGCGTAGAAGATGCAGATTTAGTTGCGGTGGAAAATGCACCCCAGAATACAAAAGCTTTGGGCGGCTTTTCCTTGGGGACATTCAAAGCCATAGTTAATCCAGCCTTAATCAAACCTGTATTTGAGTTTCTATCTCGGTTTTCTAACAAAACCTTTGAAATGAAAATAGAAGCCTACGGTGAAAAATTCGAGCTTAAAGCTAATAATAAAGAAGATTTTATATTTATCACCCAAGAAACTGAGAAATTTCTGAAAAACGCGAAAAACAGACAAAATAGCAAAGATGGCGAAGATAGCACTGCTGATAGGGATTAG
- the ileS gene encoding isoleucine--tRNA ligase: MTESGSYKDTVNLPKTNFDMRANAIKREPEIQKFWSENQIFDRLSQNNPGELFILHDGPPYANGSLHIGHALNKILKDIINRYQLLQGRKVRYVPGWDCHGLPIELKVLQNMKSAERQNLTPLQLRQKAKQFAQETVKEQSQSFQRYGVWGDFTHPYLTLQPEYEAAQIGVFGEMFLKGYIYRGLKPVHWSPSSKTALAEAELEYPEGHTSRSIYAAFPVTSLSEALKPTLGEYLPDLGVAIWTTTPWTIPGNLAVAVNGDLNYAVVEVSRRDAEAQRGFKYLIVAADLVERLSATIASDLTVKATFKGKDLEHTTYRHPLFDRESPVVVGGDYITTESGTGLVHTAPGHGQEDYIVGQRYGLPILAPVDDNGDFTQEAGQFAGLNVLGDGNQAVIDALTAAGSLLKEEAYAHKYPYDWRTKKPTIFRATEQWFASVEGFREAALKAIAVVKWIPAQGENRITPMVAERSDWCISRQRSWGVPIPVFYDEETGEILLNAETINHVQAIIAAKGSDAWWDLSVEELLPEPYRNNGRSYRRGTDTMDVWFDSGSSWASVAQQRPELGYPVDMYLEGSDQHRGWFQSSLLTSVAVNGFAPYKTVLTHGFVLDEQGRKMSKSVGNVVDPQVMILGGKDQKKEPAYGADVLRLWVSSVDYTADVRLGGNIIKQLNDVRGKIRNTARFLLGSLHDFDPEKDTVPFEELPELDRYMLHRMTEVFKEVTEAFDNFQFFRFFQTVQNFCVVDLSNFYLDVAKDRLYISAVDAFRRRSCQTVLKIALENLARAIAPVLCHTAEDIWQFLPYKTPYKSVFEAGWVQVEEEWENPDLGEFWEALRQLGTDVNKVLEQARIEKLIGSSLEAKALIHIPHKQLGDAIKAFNPVKGNGIDELRYLLLTSQVELLDSTEKLQGLKYTAQTEDWTIGVVNAEGQKCDRCWNYSVHVGESAEHPLLCERCVGALAGEF, from the coding sequence GTGACAGAATCAGGAAGCTACAAAGATACAGTAAACCTACCCAAGACTAACTTTGATATGCGGGCGAACGCCATCAAGCGTGAGCCGGAAATCCAAAAATTTTGGTCAGAAAATCAAATTTTCGATCGCCTGTCCCAAAACAACCCAGGTGAATTATTTATACTGCACGATGGGCCTCCCTACGCTAACGGCTCACTCCATATTGGTCATGCCTTAAATAAAATTCTCAAAGATATTATTAACCGCTACCAATTGCTGCAAGGGCGTAAAGTTCGCTACGTTCCTGGGTGGGATTGTCACGGATTGCCGATTGAGTTGAAAGTTCTGCAGAATATGAAGTCAGCAGAACGGCAAAATTTGACACCTCTGCAATTACGCCAAAAAGCCAAACAATTCGCCCAAGAAACAGTCAAAGAACAAAGCCAAAGCTTTCAACGCTACGGTGTTTGGGGTGATTTTACACATCCTTACTTGACATTGCAGCCAGAATATGAAGCGGCGCAAATTGGCGTTTTCGGCGAGATGTTCCTCAAAGGTTACATCTATCGCGGGTTAAAGCCGGTTCACTGGAGTCCAAGCTCAAAAACGGCTTTGGCTGAAGCTGAGTTAGAATATCCCGAAGGTCACACTTCCCGCAGTATCTACGCTGCATTCCCCGTCACGAGTTTGTCTGAGGCTTTAAAACCAACTTTGGGCGAATATCTCCCTGATTTGGGTGTCGCTATCTGGACAACTACACCCTGGACAATTCCCGGTAATTTGGCTGTAGCGGTGAATGGTGATTTGAATTATGCTGTTGTGGAAGTTTCACGCAGAGACGCAGAGGCGCAGAGAGGATTTAAATATCTCATCGTCGCGGCTGATTTGGTGGAACGTCTTTCAGCAACGATCGCATCTGATTTAACGGTAAAAGCCACATTCAAAGGGAAAGATTTAGAACATACAACTTACCGCCATCCCCTATTCGACAGAGAGAGTCCGGTGGTTGTAGGTGGCGATTATATTACCACTGAGTCGGGGACGGGGTTGGTACACACTGCCCCTGGTCATGGTCAAGAAGACTACATTGTCGGTCAACGTTATGGTTTACCTATCCTGGCGCCGGTAGATGATAATGGTGATTTCACCCAGGAAGCGGGACAGTTTGCGGGGTTGAATGTTCTGGGTGATGGAAATCAGGCGGTAATTGATGCTTTGACCGCTGCGGGTTCGCTGTTGAAGGAGGAAGCCTACGCCCATAAATATCCTTACGATTGGCGGACGAAAAAGCCGACGATTTTCCGCGCTACAGAACAATGGTTTGCATCTGTGGAAGGATTTCGCGAAGCAGCATTAAAGGCGATCGCTGTGGTAAAATGGATTCCAGCCCAAGGCGAAAATCGCATCACGCCAATGGTGGCTGAACGTTCTGATTGGTGTATCTCCCGTCAGCGGAGTTGGGGTGTACCCATTCCCGTGTTCTACGATGAAGAAACTGGGGAAATACTCCTGAATGCGGAAACCATCAACCACGTCCAAGCCATTATTGCCGCAAAAGGTTCTGATGCTTGGTGGGATCTGTCGGTAGAGGAGTTATTACCAGAACCATACCGCAATAATGGCAGATCTTACCGCCGAGGTACAGATACAATGGATGTGTGGTTTGATTCTGGTTCTTCTTGGGCATCGGTCGCCCAGCAACGTCCAGAGTTAGGCTATCCTGTAGATATGTATCTGGAAGGTTCTGACCAACATCGCGGCTGGTTCCAGTCGAGTTTGCTCACCAGTGTAGCTGTGAATGGCTTTGCACCTTACAAAACTGTGTTGACTCACGGCTTTGTTCTGGATGAACAAGGACGGAAAATGAGTAAATCTGTGGGGAATGTGGTTGACCCCCAGGTGATGATTTTGGGTGGTAAAGACCAGAAAAAAGAACCCGCCTACGGTGCAGATGTATTGCGGTTGTGGGTGTCGTCGGTAGATTATACTGCTGATGTGCGCTTGGGTGGTAATATCATCAAGCAGCTAAACGATGTCAGGGGTAAGATTCGCAATACAGCGCGGTTCTTGTTGGGTAGTTTGCATGACTTCGACCCAGAAAAGGATACCGTCCCCTTCGAGGAATTACCTGAACTCGACCGCTATATGTTGCATCGCATGACCGAGGTGTTTAAGGAGGTAACAGAAGCTTTTGACAATTTCCAATTCTTCCGGTTCTTCCAAACAGTGCAGAATTTCTGTGTTGTGGATTTATCCAACTTTTATTTGGATGTCGCCAAAGATAGATTGTACATCAGTGCAGTGGATGCTTTCCGTCGTCGCAGTTGTCAAACAGTGCTGAAAATCGCTTTAGAGAACTTAGCACGAGCGATCGCCCCCGTGTTATGTCATACTGCAGAAGACATTTGGCAATTTCTCCCCTACAAAACACCATACAAATCGGTATTTGAAGCCGGATGGGTGCAAGTAGAGGAAGAATGGGAGAATCCCGACTTAGGAGAATTTTGGGAAGCACTGCGACAACTGGGCACTGATGTGAACAAGGTGTTGGAACAAGCCAGGATAGAAAAATTGATTGGTTCTTCTCTAGAAGCGAAAGCTTTGATTCATATACCCCACAAACAGTTAGGCGATGCTATCAAAGCCTTTAACCCAGTTAAAGGTAACGGTATTGATGAACTGCGCTATTTATTGCTGACTTCTCAGGTGGAATTATTAGATTCAACGGAGAAATTGCAAGGATTGAAATATACAGCGCAGACAGAAGACTGGACAATTGGGGTAGTGAACGCAGAAGGACAGAAGTGCGATCGCTGTTGGAATTATTCTGTCCATGTGGGAGAATCAGCAGAGCATCCCCTATTGTGTGAAAGGTGCGTTGGAGCCTTAGCGGGAGAGTTTTAA
- a CDS encoding type II toxin-antitoxin system HigB family toxin, which yields MHLISIRNLRADADKYPDAVESVNSWYRVIKSASWENFNELRQLYPTADAVGNFIVFNIKGNSYRLIVSIDYAIQTIYYKYFLTHAEYDKEKWKNDPLF from the coding sequence ATGCACCTAATCAGCATTCGTAATTTACGTGCTGATGCTGATAAATACCCAGATGCAGTGGAATCGGTTAACTCTTGGTATCGAGTCATAAAATCTGCATCATGGGAGAATTTTAATGAACTGAGACAATTGTACCCCACAGCAGATGCAGTAGGCAATTTTATTGTATTCAACATCAAAGGTAATTCTTACCGTTTAATTGTTAGTATTGATTATGCCATCCAAACAATCTACTACAAATATTTTTTAACACATGCTGAGTATGATAAAGAAAAATGGAAAAATGACCCTTTATTTTAA
- a CDS encoding transcriptional regulator, translated as MTISLDKNTYSQLLVEYQPKVITTEEEYDHALETVEKLMADQQRTPEQTAILQLLVTIIEDFENKHYPIEPSSPHAMLDHLMDARAIKQSDLVGIIGSKGVVSEVVNRKRAISKAQAKALGEFFHVSPALFI; from the coding sequence ATGACTATCTCCTTAGATAAAAACACTTACAGTCAACTGTTAGTAGAGTATCAACCCAAAGTTATCACAACCGAAGAAGAATATGATCACGCTTTAGAAACTGTTGAAAAATTAATGGCTGATCAACAACGTACACCAGAACAAACAGCTATTTTGCAATTATTAGTTACTATTATTGAAGACTTTGAAAATAAACACTATCCTATTGAACCATCATCTCCCCATGCAATGCTAGACCATTTAATGGATGCTAGGGCAATTAAACAATCTGATTTAGTAGGAATTATTGGTTCTAAAGGTGTGGTTTCTGAGGTTGTGAATAGAAAACGAGCAATTAGTAAAGCTCAAGCAAAAGCACTCGGAGAATTTTTTCATGTTTCTCCTGCATTGTTTATCTAG
- a CDS encoding DUF4351 domain-containing protein has translation MTRFIHDKFAKDYLEELLKNYGEVQAPSRIAGEVREIDVLFSPFPSQIANLEILGLLGKLAATPAIFEPFRNPATKEEICDCLLKLLELRGALQREANRNKTPNSEIKNPHLWILTPTASTQILAGFKATEKPEWLPGIYFLGEYLRTAIVVIHQLPRTPETLWLRVLGREKVQKQAIDELITLPANHPFQRVMLELLYNLQQNLRINQNSEPEDRELIMRLAPLYQQDREKAIQEGLERGLERGLERGLERGLERGLEQGREQGEQRLILRLLNRRFGEIELSLIEQIKKLSLTKLEALGDALLDFSALADLATWLQQQKEINGELK, from the coding sequence ATGACTAGATTTATCCATGACAAATTCGCCAAAGACTATCTAGAAGAACTACTAAAAAATTATGGAGAAGTTCAAGCACCCAGCCGCATTGCGGGAGAAGTGCGAGAAATTGATGTTTTATTTTCTCCCTTTCCCTCGCAAATAGCTAATTTAGAAATCTTAGGATTATTAGGTAAATTAGCAGCAACACCCGCCATTTTTGAACCATTTCGCAATCCAGCAACCAAAGAAGAGATTTGTGATTGTCTATTAAAATTGCTGGAACTGAGAGGCGCATTACAACGAGAAGCTAATCGGAATAAAACGCCAAATTCAGAAATCAAAAATCCCCATCTATGGATACTCACACCCACTGCATCAACACAAATACTCGCGGGATTTAAAGCTACAGAAAAGCCAGAATGGTTGCCAGGAATATATTTTTTGGGTGAGTATTTGCGAACGGCGATTGTGGTGATTCATCAATTACCCCGCACACCAGAAACTTTATGGTTAAGAGTCCTGGGACGTGAAAAAGTCCAGAAACAAGCAATTGATGAATTAATCACACTCCCAGCAAATCACCCATTTCAGAGAGTGATGTTAGAATTGCTTTACAACCTACAGCAGAACTTGAGAATCAATCAAAATTCAGAACCAGAGGATAGGGAGTTAATTATGAGATTAGCACCGCTTTATCAACAAGATAGGGAAAAAGCTATTCAGGAAGGACTTGAACGAGGACTTGAACGAGGACTTGAACGAGGACTAGAGCGAGGACTAGAGCGAGGACTAGAACAAGGTCGAGAACAAGGAGAGCAAAGGTTAATTTTGCGGTTGCTTAATCGGCGGTTTGGTGAGATTGAGTTATCGTTAATTGAGCAAATTAAAAAATTATCGCTGACAAAATTGGAAGCCTTGGGAGATGCATTGTTAGATTTCTCAGCATTGGCTGATTTAGCAACCTGGTTACAGCAGCAAAAGGAAATAAACGGCGAGTTAAAATAG
- a CDS encoding Ycf66 family protein: MLAYILAFAVGIGSLAIYLVAFFFPEIHRKNDFILSGVGLFYALILWVFSPRITGGLLLGHVASVALLWWFGWQTLSLRRQLTPQTEQTPVPSSETVKTSIQQQVTKLSVQQRLAQLQQGITGVFSGAKNRVQQTTTKKAPPTPAAKPAVEIIDKRTPVTEKAAEEIVVTESPTPVVEEAAEETVTTESPTVILEQPAQEAVAPVEVESKTDTVPEVIPPNPPSVELVEAAQPETEEKPPIPVAEVAPDAVLAPPPEAAPEQKLPNNQAN, encoded by the coding sequence ATGCTGGCATATATCCTAGCTTTCGCAGTAGGTATTGGTAGTTTAGCTATCTACCTAGTGGCTTTCTTTTTCCCGGAAATCCACCGCAAGAATGACTTTATCTTGAGTGGTGTAGGGCTTTTTTACGCCTTGATATTATGGGTATTTTCACCACGCATTACTGGTGGCCTTTTGCTGGGTCATGTGGCTAGTGTCGCCCTTTTGTGGTGGTTTGGTTGGCAAACTCTTTCGTTACGGCGCCAGCTGACGCCACAGACAGAACAAACACCAGTACCCAGTTCGGAAACAGTGAAAACATCGATTCAGCAGCAGGTAACTAAGTTGTCTGTTCAACAACGGCTAGCCCAGTTGCAACAGGGTATTACTGGTGTCTTCAGCGGTGCGAAAAACCGAGTGCAACAAACTACAACCAAAAAAGCACCCCCAACCCCAGCCGCGAAACCTGCTGTTGAGATTATCGATAAGAGAACTCCTGTGACAGAAAAAGCAGCCGAGGAAATAGTTGTTACTGAATCTCCTACACCAGTAGTAGAAGAAGCAGCAGAGGAAACAGTTACTACTGAATCTCCTACTGTAATACTAGAACAACCAGCGCAGGAAGCAGTTGCGCCTGTTGAGGTAGAATCCAAAACCGACACAGTACCGGAAGTAATTCCACCAAATCCCCCATCTGTCGAATTGGTGGAAGCAGCGCAACCGGAAACTGAGGAGAAACCACCAATACCTGTGGCGGAAGTTGCGCCAGATGCAGTATTAGCGCCTCCTCCAGAAGCCGCGCCAGAGCAAAAGTTGCCAAATAATCAGGCTAATTGA
- the gndA gene encoding NADP-dependent phosphogluconate dehydrogenase encodes MTLQSFGVIGLAVMGENIALNVERNGFPIAVYNRSREKTDAFMAQRAPGRNVKAAFTLEEFVASLERPRKILVMVQAGKPVDAVIAQLKPLLDEGDIIIDGGNSWFEDTERRTQELEPSGLRYIGMGVSGGEEGALNGPSLMPGGTQSSYEYLSPIFNKIAAQVDDGPCVTYIGPGGSGHYVKMVHNGIEYGDMQLIAEAYDLLKNAAGLDHNQLHEVFTEWNTTDELNSFLIEITANIFPYIDPETNLPLVDLIVDAAGQKGTGRWTVQTALELGVSIPTITAAVNARIISSIRDERIAASKQLTGPSGKYDGSVKDFVDKVRDALYCSKICSYAQGMALLSTASKTYNWNLTLGELARIWKGGCIIRAGFLNKIKKAFDENAELPNLLLAPEFKQTILDRQAAWREVIITAAKLGIPVPAFSASLDYFDSYRTARLPQNLTQAQRDYFGAHTYLRTDKPGSFHTEWVPITESKK; translated from the coding sequence ATGACACTACAAAGCTTTGGTGTGATTGGTTTAGCCGTTATGGGCGAGAATATCGCTCTGAACGTCGAGCGTAATGGTTTCCCAATTGCAGTTTACAACCGCTCCAGAGAAAAAACCGATGCCTTCATGGCGCAGCGTGCCCCCGGACGTAATGTCAAAGCTGCCTTTACCTTGGAAGAATTTGTCGCTTCACTAGAACGTCCCCGCAAAATTTTAGTGATGGTGCAAGCTGGTAAGCCAGTGGATGCAGTTATTGCCCAGCTAAAACCTTTGCTGGATGAAGGCGATATCATTATCGACGGCGGTAACTCTTGGTTTGAAGATACAGAACGACGCACTCAGGAATTAGAACCCTCTGGACTTCGCTATATTGGTATGGGTGTCAGTGGCGGTGAAGAAGGCGCCCTCAATGGACCCTCACTGATGCCTGGTGGTACACAAAGCTCCTACGAGTATCTATCGCCAATTTTCAACAAAATTGCTGCCCAAGTCGATGATGGTCCTTGTGTAACCTATATTGGACCCGGTGGTTCTGGTCACTACGTCAAAATGGTACACAACGGTATTGAGTATGGCGATATGCAGCTGATTGCAGAAGCCTACGATTTGCTGAAAAATGCCGCTGGTCTTGACCATAATCAGCTACATGAGGTGTTTACTGAATGGAACACCACCGACGAACTCAATTCATTTTTGATTGAGATTACAGCTAATATTTTCCCCTACATTGACCCGGAAACAAATCTTCCCTTGGTTGATTTGATTGTTGATGCAGCCGGTCAAAAGGGAACTGGACGCTGGACAGTGCAAACTGCGTTGGAATTAGGAGTTTCTATTCCCACAATTACAGCAGCAGTCAATGCTCGGATTATCTCTTCTATTAGAGATGAGCGGATTGCAGCATCTAAGCAACTCACAGGACCCAGCGGCAAGTATGATGGGTCAGTGAAGGATTTTGTTGACAAAGTACGTGATGCACTTTACTGTTCCAAAATCTGTTCTTACGCTCAAGGGATGGCGCTGTTATCTACAGCTTCCAAGACCTATAATTGGAATTTAACTTTGGGTGAATTGGCGCGGATTTGGAAAGGTGGTTGTATTATTCGCGCTGGTTTCTTGAATAAGATTAAGAAAGCTTTTGACGAAAATGCAGAATTGCCTAACTTGCTATTAGCTCCCGAATTTAAGCAAACAATTCTCGACAGACAAGCAGCTTGGCGCGAAGTAATCATCACTGCAGCCAAACTGGGAATTCCAGTACCAGCTTTTAGTGCTTCTTTGGATTATTTCGATAGCTATCGCACCGCTCGTTTACCTCAAAACCTAACTCAAGCACAACGCGACTACTTCGGCGCACATACCTACTTGCGTACCGACAAGCCTGGTAGCTTCCACACCGAATGGGTTCCCATCACTGAATCTAAAAAATAA
- a CDS encoding serine/threonine-protein kinase has protein sequence MSYCLNPRCSKPENPDNVKFCHSCGSKLLLKERYRAIKAIGQGGFGRTFLAVDEDKPSKPRCVIKQFYPQAQGTDTVQKAAELFNQEAVQLDELGQHPQIPELLAYFTQDDRQYLVQEFIDGYNLAQELSQKGAFNEMQIRQLLTDLLIILQFCHAKQVIHRDIKPENIILRSSDRKLVLVDFGAAKAFNSNAVNQTGTSIGSPEYVAPEQMRGRALFASDIYSLGATCIRLLTERSPFDSYDINNDTWLWQQYVKTPVSNQLSRILNKMLETIPMRRYQTVDEVLKDFNQNLPLASTPATPTKSIPQSPPISTPAASPKSASQIDRELEEMKTQFLGGNKHQNNIPTAPPTPLPIPKSQPTSKTQIDTELEELKAKYLENNNP, from the coding sequence ATGAGCTACTGTCTTAATCCCCGCTGTTCTAAGCCTGAAAATCCCGATAATGTCAAATTTTGCCACAGTTGTGGTTCCAAGTTACTGCTTAAAGAACGCTACCGCGCTATCAAAGCGATAGGACAAGGTGGTTTTGGCCGAACCTTTTTGGCTGTGGATGAGGATAAACCCTCAAAACCGCGCTGTGTGATTAAGCAATTTTACCCCCAAGCCCAAGGTACGGATACTGTGCAAAAGGCGGCGGAGTTATTTAATCAAGAAGCGGTACAATTGGATGAATTGGGACAACATCCCCAAATTCCTGAATTATTGGCATATTTCACCCAAGATGATAGACAGTATCTGGTACAAGAATTTATTGATGGGTACAACTTAGCCCAGGAATTATCCCAAAAGGGCGCTTTTAACGAAATGCAAATTCGGCAGTTATTAACTGATTTGTTAATCATACTGCAATTTTGTCACGCGAAACAAGTTATTCACCGGGATATTAAGCCAGAAAATATTATTTTGCGTAGTAGTGATAGAAAACTCGTATTAGTAGATTTTGGCGCTGCAAAAGCCTTCAATAGTAATGCTGTGAATCAAACGGGTACAAGTATTGGTAGTCCCGAATATGTAGCCCCAGAACAAATGAGAGGACGGGCGCTTTTTGCCAGTGATATATATAGTTTGGGTGCAACTTGTATTCGGTTATTAACCGAGCGATCGCCCTTTGATTCTTATGATATTAATAATGATACTTGGCTGTGGCAACAATATGTCAAAACTCCTGTGAGTAATCAATTGAGCCGCATTCTCAACAAAATGTTAGAAACTATCCCCATGCGGCGTTATCAAACAGTCGATGAAGTTCTCAAAGACTTCAATCAAAATTTACCATTAGCTTCCACACCAGCTACACCAACAAAGTCTATTCCCCAATCACCGCCTATTTCTACACCTGCAGCTAGTCCAAAATCTGCTAGCCAAATTGATAGAGAATTAGAGGAAATGAAAACGCAATTTTTGGGTGGTAATAAACACCAAAATAATATACCCACTGCACCGCCAACTCCATTACCAATACCAAAATCTCAGCCTACTAGCAAAACCCAAATCGATACCGAATTAGAAGAATTAAAAGCTAAATATCTGGAGAATAATAACCCATGA
- a CDS encoding PIN domain-containing protein, which translates to MDKVLLDTDIFSELLKGINQRVAAKAFSYHGNFGYYTICTITVLEIVKGWHKRQREDKIQQFFAEIIEAEVLTLQLSDAELAGRIYADLERTGQPIGLADSIIAAIAIQHDLILVTGNLGHYERIQGLGYRLKLDNWRI; encoded by the coding sequence TTGGACAAAGTATTACTTGACACCGATATTTTTTCTGAGCTTCTCAAAGGCATCAATCAGCGTGTTGCCGCGAAGGCTTTTAGCTATCATGGTAACTTTGGTTACTATACTATCTGCACCATTACAGTCTTAGAGATTGTCAAAGGCTGGCACAAGCGCCAACGGGAAGATAAGATTCAGCAGTTTTTTGCTGAAATTATTGAGGCTGAAGTGTTAACACTGCAACTCAGTGATGCTGAGTTAGCAGGACGCATTTATGCAGATCTAGAACGCACAGGGCAACCGATAGGACTTGCTGATTCTATCATTGCGGCTATTGCGATCCAACATGATTTGATTTTAGTCACTGGTAATTTAGGGCACTATGAGCGGATTCAAGGACTGGGTTACAGGCTGAAGTTGGATAATTGGCGAATCTAA
- a CDS encoding aromatic ring-hydroxylating dioxygenase subunit alpha, which translates to MSSLSQTVQNQDVRSLGINPNHWYVVARSSEVTNKPVSVRLWQQAMALYRDSTGKIHALEDRCPHRQVKLSHGRVIGNELECAYHGWRFNLAGECAAVPYLEENQKLPTCKIHRYPVKEQDGFIWLFPGNGEPSVEPMGLPEWEHLNYIATVSVINCNAHYSYLIENLMDMYHGHLHQDLQAWAEASLEDIDENDNRVDAHYTAQSYYKIDKIWSISQLFLPALRRLHPEPLDVSYVYPHWASRLGNDFKIYCLICPVSETETKAYLIHFTSLNAFWRLHKLPVWFRRFVKDSLFGAAQKLLDGLVVQDVQMIEEEQQTYLQNPHRRNYELNRALVSVQKLMRSQFERLG; encoded by the coding sequence ATGTCTTCTCTTTCCCAAACTGTGCAAAATCAGGATGTACGTTCCTTGGGTATTAACCCAAATCACTGGTATGTGGTTGCGCGTAGTAGTGAGGTAACAAATAAACCCGTGAGTGTGAGACTTTGGCAGCAGGCGATGGCACTCTATCGTGATAGTACAGGAAAAATTCACGCCTTAGAAGACCGTTGTCCCCATCGCCAAGTTAAACTTAGTCACGGACGAGTAATTGGTAATGAATTGGAATGTGCTTATCACGGTTGGCGCTTCAATTTAGCGGGTGAATGTGCAGCAGTTCCTTACTTAGAAGAAAATCAGAAATTACCAACTTGTAAAATTCATCGTTACCCAGTCAAAGAACAAGACGGTTTTATTTGGCTATTTCCTGGAAATGGGGAACCATCTGTAGAACCTATGGGTTTACCAGAATGGGAACATTTGAATTATATTGCCACAGTTTCTGTGATTAACTGTAACGCCCATTATTCCTATTTAATTGAAAATCTGATGGATATGTATCACGGTCATTTACATCAAGATTTACAAGCTTGGGCAGAAGCATCACTAGAAGATATTGACGAAAATGATAACCGAGTTGATGCCCATTATACTGCCCAAAGTTATTATAAAATAGATAAAATTTGGTCAATTTCCCAGTTGTTTTTGCCAGCATTGCGGCGGTTACATCCTGAACCTTTGGATGTGAGTTATGTTTATCCCCATTGGGCTTCAAGATTGGGGAATGATTTTAAGATTTATTGTTTAATATGTCCGGTGAGTGAGACAGAAACTAAAGCTTACTTGATACATTTTACTTCATTAAATGCCTTTTGGCGATTGCACAAATTACCTGTCTGGTTTCGGCGATTTGTGAAAGATAGTTTATTTGGTGCAGCGCAAAAGTTACTTGATGGTTTGGTGGTGCAAGATGTGCAGATGATTGAAGAAGAACAACAGACGTATTTACAGAATCCCCACAGGCGGAATTATGAGTTAAATCGGGCGTTGGTGAGTGTGCAAAAGTTAATGCGGAGTCAATTTGAGAGGTTGGGGTGA
- a CDS encoding biotin/lipoate A/B protein ligase family protein, with the protein MAIDSWLLEQHQCGKHPPTLRFYTWSPAAISLGYHQRQYPQSWQNLTWGGKKLDLVRRPSGGRAVLHQGDLTYAVVTSTLTGNRLEAYQKICEFLIQGWRSLGVELQYGTAGRGYIHNPNCFGTATGADLVLTDGGKLIGSAQMRRGGAILQHGSIRLQPDAKLFAEVFGAESFTSVQLPQSLSIEKIIAALIAAATDCFKIQVELQPLTENEWDEILSRC; encoded by the coding sequence ATGGCGATTGATAGCTGGTTGCTAGAACAGCACCAGTGCGGAAAGCATCCCCCAACATTGCGGTTTTATACTTGGTCACCAGCTGCGATTTCCTTGGGCTATCATCAACGACAATACCCTCAATCTTGGCAAAATCTGACTTGGGGAGGTAAAAAATTAGATTTAGTGCGGCGTCCCAGTGGTGGTAGAGCGGTGTTACACCAAGGTGATTTAACTTATGCTGTGGTGACATCTACACTAACTGGTAATCGCCTTGAGGCTTACCAAAAAATTTGTGAATTTTTGATTCAAGGATGGCGATCGCTTGGGGTGGAATTGCAATATGGTACAGCAGGGCGGGGCTACATTCACAACCCTAACTGTTTTGGTACTGCGACTGGTGCAGATTTAGTTTTAACCGATGGTGGTAAACTCATTGGTAGTGCCCAAATGCGACGAGGTGGGGCGATTTTGCAACATGGTTCTATCCGTTTGCAACCCGATGCTAAATTATTTGCTGAGGTATTTGGTGCAGAATCTTTTACATCTGTGCAACTACCCCAAAGCTTAAGTATTGAAAAGATTATCGCCGCCTTGATTGCTGCAGCTACTGATTGTTTTAAGATCCAGGTAGAACTACAACCCCTTACTGAGAATGAGTGGGACGAAATTTTATCGCGTTGCTGA